A genomic window from Fibrobacter sp. UWR3 includes:
- a CDS encoding ABC transporter ATP-binding protein, with amino-acid sequence MYNEALRLEDLHLSYRGLVGTSISKPRPLGFFESGIQPGEQELISGANLVVQKGETICIGGGSGQGKSALLRVISGLARPNAGKMYIFGEYIPPERLTALNIAKRQVGLVFQNGALISNLRVRDNIALPLRYHKVGTATEIEDKVRMAMDLMRVRDYADFFPHMLSVGMQKRVAIARSWAMGPQLLLMDEPTAGLDNYNRRNLLPLIDNMRTLFKTTIIIVTHNLMVAKELNCKITFLTHKQLTEPRYFDEWLHSDTAISKELFRDLRTSG; translated from the coding sequence ATGTATAACGAAGCCCTCAGACTCGAAGACCTGCACCTTTCCTACCGGGGATTGGTCGGCACCTCGATCTCGAAACCGAGACCGCTGGGGTTCTTCGAATCGGGCATACAGCCGGGCGAGCAGGAACTTATCTCGGGCGCAAACCTTGTCGTGCAGAAGGGCGAGACCATCTGCATCGGCGGCGGTTCGGGCCAGGGCAAGAGCGCACTGCTCCGCGTGATTTCTGGGCTTGCACGCCCCAATGCCGGCAAGATGTATATCTTCGGCGAATACATTCCGCCCGAAAGGCTTACCGCACTGAACATCGCCAAGCGCCAGGTGGGGCTCGTGTTCCAGAACGGGGCACTCATCTCAAACCTGCGCGTGCGCGACAACATCGCGCTCCCGCTGCGCTACCACAAGGTCGGTACCGCCACCGAGATCGAGGACAAGGTCCGCATGGCAATGGACCTGATGCGTGTGCGCGACTATGCCGACTTTTTCCCGCACATGCTGAGCGTGGGCATGCAGAAGCGTGTGGCGATTGCCCGCAGCTGGGCGATGGGCCCGCAGTTACTGCTGATGGACGAACCGACCGCAGGTCTCGACAACTACAACCGCCGCAACCTGCTCCCGCTTATCGACAACATGCGTACGCTGTTCAAGACGACCATCATCATCGTGACGCACAACCTCATGGTGGCCAAGGAACTGAACTGCAAGATAACCTTCCTCACGCACAAGCAGTTGACCGAACCGCGTTACTTTGACGAGTGGCTACACAGCGATACGGCTATTTCGAAGGAACTCTTCCGCGACTTGCGGACCAGTGGATAA